The following coding sequences are from one Melospiza melodia melodia isolate bMelMel2 chromosome 2, bMelMel2.pri, whole genome shotgun sequence window:
- the FAM181B gene encoding LOW QUALITY PROTEIN: protein FAM181B (The sequence of the model RefSeq protein was modified relative to this genomic sequence to represent the inferred CDS: inserted 1 base in 1 codon) — protein sequence GVYTCPAGLCLRPRAGVSQSRGDARPSPPLPVFPPSSVGRRVQPARPPGSRRGGPGQPRSDPSSSSSSSFPARRLFPAXAAAARRAHPSGLCRDSGRRRSPPAMAVPAALLSPHHLLSFCFPAAAGGLLGYADLEKGYEGGGGGDAGDFREATRDLLSFIDSASSNIKLALDRPVKSRRKVNHRKYLQKQIKRCTGIIAAAAPPPAACPPAACPARPPPRREPAPGSSLQSKSLAALFGSLQRGRGAAGGAEARAGGAERAAGGPRKVPLRDRNLPPSFFTEPALPGPAARGPPAKEPEKGGGAGGAEATEFLELLCPEYGALLPEHAAPSDAFGGRLPAELGLEHGLYELPLPAGPHPLLGGLLYPEPPWSPAAPCSPPRKAPPEPLRPIYPGGGGGAEPVPGSEEPGGHLPAGFAPFFPECPLPPPQPPYDYGGGYHRGAYPGL from the exons GGTGTGTACACCTGTCCCGCGGGGCTGTGTCTCCGTCCCAGGGCGGGCGTGTCCCAGTCCCGGGGCGATGCTCGTCCCTCCCCGCCGCTGCCGGTGTTCCCGCCCAGCTCGGTGGGTCGGCGGGTGCAGCCGGCCCGGCCCCCGGGCTCCCGGCGGGGAGGGCCGGGCCAGCCCCGCTCtgatccctcctcctcctcctcctcctccttccccgccCGCCGCCTTttccccg ccgccgccgccgcccgccgggcGCATCCCAGCGGACTCTGTCGGGACTCGGGGCGGCGGCGTTCGCCGCCGGCCATGGCCGTGCCCGCCGCGCTGCTCAGCCCGCACCACCTCCTCTCCTTCTgcttccccgccgccgccggcgggCTCCTGGGCTATGCCGACCTGGAGAAGGGCTacgagggcggcggcggcggcgacgcGGGGGACTTTAGAGAAGCCACCCGGGACCTGCTGAGCTTCATCGATTCGGCTTCCAGCAACATCAAGCTGGCGCTGGACCGGCCGGTGAAGTCCCGGCGGAAGGTGAACCACAGGAAGTACCTGCAGAAGCAGATCAAGCGCTGCACCGGCATcatcgccgccgccgccccgccgcccgccgcctgcccgcccgccgcctgccccgcccggcccccgccGCGCCGGGAGCCCGCGCCGGGCAGCAGCCTGCAGAGCAAGAGCCTGGCCGCCCTCTTCGGCTCCctgcagcggggccggggcgcggcgggcggcgcggaggcacgggcgggcggcgcggagcGGGCGGCGGGCGGCCCGCGGAAGGTGCCGCTGCGGGACCGCAACCTGCCGCCCTCCTTCTTCACGGAGCCCGCGCTGCCCGGGCCCGCCGCCCGCGGGCCGCCCGCCAAGGAGCCGGAgaagggcggcggggccggcggcgccgAGGCCACCGAgttcctggagctgctgtgccccGAGTACGGCGCGCTGCTGCCCGAGCACGCCGCCCCCAGCGACGCCTTCGGCGGCCGCCTGCCCGccgagctggggctggagcacggGCTGTacgagctgccgctgcccgccgggccgcACCCGCTGCTGGGCGGGCTGCTGTACCCCGAGCCGCCCTGGAGCCCGGCCGCGCCCTGCAGCCCGCCCAGGAAGGCGCCGCCCGAGCCGCTGCGCCCCATCTACcccggcggaggcggcggcgccgAGCCCGTGCCCGGCAGCGAGGAGCCCGGGGGACACCTGCCCGCGGGGTTCGCCCCCTTCTTCCCCGAGTGCCCGCTGCCCCCGCCGCAGCCGCCCTACGACTACGGCGGCGGGTACCACCGCGGGGCCTACCCCGGCCTCTAG